One Herpetosiphonaceae bacterium DNA window includes the following coding sequences:
- a CDS encoding cytochrome P450, with amino-acid sequence MPSDNGTTATIMASLVTSASSIPGPRGLPLIGGRARLLTLYRNPFGYLRQLHSTYGDVVALAAGDPSYMFVFGPELNRHLLAHADRFENTVGPFFSRLPRQTAFGRLMVNNLAVMNGAHHRQQRRLMQPAFHHQQIAHYHADMVALTGQMLERWRPGTALDVLTEMRQLTQRIAVKTLFGVDDTTELDRVGRLLQRIIAISQSPLVLLAPANLPGLPFHRFNRLVERLEGYIRSLIERKRAQRDTPDVLAALVRAHDEDGSQLSDDELVGHAFTLFVAGHETTANALTWTLFLLDQHPRVLADVVDELEREIGDRAPTVEDLGRLSLLEGVIKESLRLLPPAPIGIRVASAPSELGGYAVPKGATIIFSEFITHRMPQIYAEPDRFLPERWAALHPSPYAYLPFAAGPHLCIGWAFAMQELRVVLAMLLRRFRVAVVPGSIVEPMIGMRPAHGLPVTVHAQDRQFRASPVRGGMDQLVDLPASAG; translated from the coding sequence GTGCCGTCGGATAACGGCACGACCGCAACGATCATGGCTTCGCTTGTTACGTCGGCTTCATCGATTCCCGGCCCGCGCGGCCTGCCGTTGATCGGCGGTCGCGCCCGGCTGCTCACGCTGTATCGCAATCCCTTCGGCTACCTGCGTCAGCTCCACAGCACCTACGGCGATGTGGTCGCGCTGGCAGCGGGCGATCCGTCCTACATGTTCGTGTTTGGGCCGGAGCTCAATCGCCACCTGCTGGCGCATGCCGACCGGTTCGAGAACACCGTTGGTCCGTTCTTCTCGCGCCTGCCCAGGCAGACCGCCTTCGGTCGGCTGATGGTCAACAATCTGGCCGTCATGAACGGCGCGCATCACCGGCAGCAGCGCCGCCTGATGCAGCCAGCCTTTCATCACCAGCAGATCGCGCACTACCACGCCGACATGGTTGCGCTCACCGGGCAGATGCTTGAGCGGTGGCGGCCAGGCACGGCGCTGGATGTGCTGACCGAGATGCGGCAATTGACCCAGCGCATCGCGGTCAAGACGCTGTTTGGCGTCGATGATACGACCGAGCTCGATCGCGTTGGGCGGCTGCTCCAGCGCATCATCGCGATCAGCCAATCGCCGCTGGTGCTGCTCGCGCCCGCCAATCTGCCGGGGCTGCCCTTCCATCGGTTCAATCGGCTCGTCGAGCGGCTGGAGGGCTACATCCGCTCGCTCATCGAGCGCAAGCGCGCCCAGCGCGACACGCCGGATGTGCTGGCCGCACTCGTGCGGGCGCACGACGAGGACGGGTCGCAGCTCAGCGACGACGAGCTGGTCGGTCATGCGTTTACGCTCTTTGTCGCCGGACACGAGACGACGGCCAACGCGCTCACCTGGACGTTGTTTCTGCTCGACCAGCATCCGCGCGTCCTGGCCGACGTGGTGGATGAGCTGGAGCGCGAGATCGGCGACCGCGCGCCGACCGTGGAGGACCTGGGTCGCCTGTCCCTGCTGGAAGGGGTGATCAAGGAGAGCCTGCGCCTCTTGCCGCCCGCGCCGATCGGTATTCGGGTGGCATCCGCGCCGTCCGAGCTTGGCGGCTACGCGGTGCCCAAGGGCGCGACGATCATCTTCAGCGAGTTTATCACGCACCGCATGCCGCAGATCTATGCGGAGCCTGATCGCTTCCTGCCCGAACGCTGGGCCGCGCTGCATCCGTCGCCCTACGCCTACCTCCCCTTCGCCGCCGGGCCGCATCTGTGTATCGGCTGGGCATTTGCCATGCAGGAGCTGCGCGTGGTGCTGGCGATGCTCCTCCGGCGCTTCCGCGTGGCGGTGGTTCCAGGGAGCATCGTCGAGCCGATGATCGGGATGCGACCAGCGCACGGTCTACCCGTGACGGTGCATGCGCAGGACCGGCAGTTCCGTGCATCGCCGGTGCGGGGCGGCATGGATCAGCTCGTTGACCTGCCAGCGTCCGCAGGCTGA
- a CDS encoding ABC transporter ATP-binding protein: protein MRARRTIFLSYYKPYLRLLVADLVCAFVVSAITLILPLCARYITKHIVAGQVPNALEQIYAVGAGMLALVVLHALCNTFVDYQGHMMGTLMERDMRRDLFAHYQTLSLPFYDQQHTGQLMTRMTNDLEAVSELAHHGPEDLAIGLLKFVGAFSILITINVELTLIIFLFFPIMTVYAMYFNKKMNAALRASKDRIGDINALVEDTLAGIRVVQSFTNEALENKKFADANQRFVESRRAGYRSEAYFSEGMVAFTQLMTIVVVVVGGVAIVQTRLDVADLVTYLLYIGVLIEPIQRFVNIARLYQEGITGFDRFMEMMEVQPDIHDAAETMALSRVRGHVAFQDVSFRYNEDYDHILRNISLEIKAGEYVALVGASGVGKTTLCSLLPRFYDVSQGQILLDGTNIRDIRLSSLRRSIGFVHQDVYLFAGTIADNIRYGNLDAREEDIIEAAKKAHAHAFIMALPNGYATHIGQRGVKLSGGQKQRLSIARVFLKNPPIIILDEATSALDPASEQAIQESLELLTSNRTTLVIAHRLSTVRHAQRIVVLTDSGIEEQGTHDELIARDGIYANLYALQLLTTVTDLPGQRDATRGASESASMPLTYPATS from the coding sequence ATGCGTGCTCGACGCACCATTTTCTTGTCGTATTACAAGCCCTATCTCAGGCTGCTTGTTGCAGATCTGGTCTGTGCGTTTGTCGTATCAGCCATTACCCTGATACTCCCGCTCTGTGCCAGATACATCACCAAACATATCGTCGCCGGACAGGTACCCAACGCGCTGGAGCAGATCTATGCCGTGGGTGCGGGTATGCTCGCGCTGGTGGTTCTTCATGCGCTGTGCAACACCTTTGTAGACTACCAGGGGCATATGATGGGTACCCTGATGGAACGCGACATGCGCCGTGACCTCTTCGCGCACTATCAAACGCTGTCGCTTCCATTTTACGATCAGCAGCACACCGGCCAGCTCATGACCCGCATGACCAATGATTTGGAGGCGGTGAGCGAGCTGGCGCATCACGGGCCGGAAGATCTTGCGATCGGGCTGCTGAAGTTTGTCGGCGCGTTCAGTATTCTGATCACGATCAACGTGGAACTGACGCTGATCATCTTTCTTTTTTTTCCGATCATGACCGTCTATGCCATGTATTTCAATAAGAAAATGAATGCGGCGCTTCGGGCAAGCAAGGATCGTATCGGCGATATCAACGCCCTCGTTGAAGATACGCTGGCAGGCATCAGGGTGGTCCAGTCGTTTACCAACGAGGCGCTCGAAAACAAGAAGTTTGCCGACGCGAACCAGCGGTTTGTTGAGAGTCGGCGCGCCGGGTATCGGAGTGAGGCATACTTCTCCGAGGGGATGGTCGCCTTTACGCAGCTCATGACCATCGTGGTGGTCGTTGTCGGCGGCGTGGCGATTGTTCAGACGCGCCTGGATGTCGCCGATCTGGTGACGTACCTGCTCTACATCGGCGTCCTCATCGAGCCTATTCAGCGCTTTGTAAACATTGCGCGGCTGTATCAGGAAGGCATCACCGGGTTCGATCGGTTTATGGAGATGATGGAGGTGCAGCCCGACATTCACGACGCGGCGGAGACGATGGCGCTGTCACGGGTGCGGGGCCACGTGGCATTTCAGGATGTCAGCTTCAGATATAACGAAGACTATGATCATATCCTCAGGAACATCTCGCTGGAGATCAAGGCCGGCGAATATGTTGCCCTGGTGGGAGCGTCCGGCGTGGGGAAGACCACCCTCTGCTCGTTACTCCCCCGCTTCTATGATGTCAGCCAGGGACAGATCCTGCTCGACGGTACGAATATCAGGGATATTCGCCTATCGTCGCTCAGACGGAGCATCGGGTTTGTTCATCAGGATGTTTATTTATTTGCGGGGACCATCGCCGATAATATCCGCTACGGCAACCTTGATGCCCGTGAGGAAGACATCATCGAGGCGGCCAAAAAGGCGCATGCCCATGCGTTTATCATGGCGCTCCCGAACGGGTATGCGACACATATCGGCCAGCGCGGCGTCAAGCTATCGGGAGGGCAAAAGCAGCGATTGAGTATCGCGCGCGTGTTCTTGAAAAACCCACCGATTATTATTCTGGATGAAGCAACAAGCGCGCTCGATCCTGCAAGTGAGCAGGCGATTCAAGAGTCGCTGGAGCTGCTCACCAGCAACCGCACCACTCTGGTGATCGCCCATCGCCTATCGACCGTCAGACATGCCCAGCGCATCGTTGTCTTGACGGATAGCGGGATTGAGGAGCAGGGCACCCATGATGAGCTCATCGCGCGGGATGGCATCTACGCGAATCTGTACGCCCTGCAATTGCTGACAACCGTGACGGATCTGCCAGGGCAGCGCGACGCGACCCGAGGTGCGAGCGAGTCTGCAAGCATGCCCCTCACCTATCCAGCCACGTCGTGA
- a CDS encoding beta-ketoacyl synthase N-terminal-like domain-containing protein: protein MLTEHDRGDADIAVVGMAGRFPGANTIQALWDNLCRGVESIRFPDQQELEALGVDAAALRDPHYVKASAVMDGVELFDAAFFGYTPREAELMDPQHRLFLECAWAALEHAGYDPERYPGTVGVFGGGTTNTYLLYNLLSNRETLGAFDPMQIDVSNASDFVATRISYKLNLKGPSFTVQTACSTSLVAIHIACQSLLNEECDMALAGGVSVHVKHPEGYWYLDGGNVSPDGHCRPFDARGAGTIFGSGVAAVMLKRLDDALRDGDHIHAVVKGSALNNDGAVKVGFTAPSVEGQTQVITEALAVADIRADTIRYVETHGTATKLGDPIEIRALTKAFRTQTNARHFCAIGSVKSNLGHLASAAGVTSFIKTVLMLEHGLIPPSLHFEQPNPDIDFENSPFYVNTQLTDWPQTHTPRRAGVSSFGVGGTNAHVVLEAAPARQPSSASRSWQLLLLSAKTGSALEAMTADLARHIAAQPDLNLADAAYTLQVGRSVFGQRRIVVCSSPADAVHVMETHDRSRIFSGVSQMQDRPVVFMFPGMGDHYVDMALELYQSEPTFRSWVDRCAALLTPVLGRDIREVVYPQGTAPRASADAPAASGQIDLRALLRRSGWQTDHGAQPINETALAHPILFTIEYALAQLWITWGVRPQAMIGYSIGEYVAACVAGVFSLEDALTLVARRAQLIQGLPSGAMLAVLLPEAEVLPWLRADLALAAVNTPQACVVSGTSEAVAELEQTLLGQGIACQRVQTTHAFHSWMMAPIEEPLQTLLAQIRLRPPTIALFSTVTGNWMDAGEATDPAYWSRHMRHPVRFASGLQALLQQPDQVLLEMGPGQTLAAMAKQHPAHTAEHVVLASLRQPHHQQPDLAVLLGTLGKLWIAGVAIDWQGFYAGEQRRRVALPTYPFERQRYWIDAQTTPREEAAPTPAERTADIADWFYTTSWKRSRLPAPARQTDLAQGPAAPWLVFVDDTGLGRSLAQRLAELGQPVIQVRRGGQFARIDTDAYTIDLRQREDYSALLRDLAARSQMPYAVVHCASLIHAPPAAADAATFKETQDTGFRSLIFLAQALEEQGLAAPLRLWVISNYVHLVESTDATHPARATILSPCLVIPQEYPLITCRYVEMSPAQSALEQARQADHLLAEMQATTDDPIVAYRGNRRWVPTFEPVQLAADRAPTYPLREHGVYMITEGLVGVGWALAQLLVLTVGAKLLLIERADFPQPEHWSSWLTTHDAADEVSRKLARLQTLQASGAQVLVASADGTDLDAMQAAVALGLARFGDLHGVIHTTGSIGSSAFTPIQELGDTEAEHQIMRTMQQLSALVETLAARELDFCLLTSSLSSVLGGLGQAAHAAASLFMDALAEHQTQTTGTPWLSVDWDIWQPEGDAAAMPNAPLAQFMIEPHAGVEAARRLLTERPGSRVVVSTGDLASRIKQPPRAADALGGAGAGGLRAQHPRPQLSSPYVAPRTDLERTIMDTWQAVFGLEQIGIDDNFFELGGNSLIAIHTMTRLKKILQVEVPTAMLYQRPTIRFLAELLAQDEDEAARQMAERLAKRKADLGRRHQVVQRRR, encoded by the coding sequence TTGTTGACCGAGCATGATCGAGGCGATGCGGATATCGCTGTTGTTGGCATGGCCGGGCGCTTCCCCGGCGCGAACACGATTCAGGCATTGTGGGACAACCTTTGTCGGGGCGTGGAGTCGATTCGCTTTCCCGATCAGCAGGAGCTGGAGGCCCTCGGCGTCGACGCTGCCGCGCTGCGCGATCCGCACTACGTCAAAGCCTCAGCGGTCATGGATGGTGTCGAGCTGTTCGACGCGGCCTTCTTCGGCTACACCCCCCGTGAGGCCGAGCTGATGGACCCGCAGCACCGGCTGTTTCTTGAGTGTGCCTGGGCAGCGCTCGAACATGCCGGATACGACCCGGAGCGCTACCCCGGCACCGTTGGCGTCTTCGGCGGCGGCACTACCAACACCTACCTGCTCTATAATCTGCTGTCGAACCGCGAGACGCTCGGCGCGTTCGACCCGATGCAGATCGATGTGAGCAATGCCTCCGATTTCGTTGCCACCCGTATTTCCTACAAGCTCAATCTGAAAGGTCCCAGCTTCACCGTTCAAACCGCCTGCTCGACATCGCTCGTCGCCATCCATATCGCGTGCCAGAGCTTGTTGAACGAAGAGTGCGATATGGCGCTGGCGGGCGGCGTGTCGGTTCACGTCAAACACCCCGAAGGCTATTGGTATCTGGACGGCGGCAATGTCTCGCCGGATGGGCACTGCCGCCCGTTCGACGCCCGTGGCGCTGGCACGATCTTTGGCAGCGGTGTCGCCGCCGTGATGCTGAAGCGGCTGGACGATGCGCTGCGGGACGGCGATCACATCCACGCCGTGGTGAAAGGCTCGGCGCTCAACAACGATGGTGCGGTCAAAGTGGGCTTTACCGCGCCGAGCGTCGAAGGCCAGACCCAGGTGATTACCGAGGCGCTGGCCGTGGCCGACATTCGCGCCGACACCATCCGCTACGTTGAAACTCATGGCACCGCCACCAAGCTGGGCGATCCGATTGAGATCCGTGCGCTGACCAAAGCCTTTCGCACCCAGACGAACGCCAGGCACTTCTGCGCGATCGGCTCGGTCAAAAGCAACCTTGGACACCTTGCCAGCGCGGCTGGTGTCACCAGCTTCATCAAGACCGTGCTGATGCTCGAACACGGCCTGATCCCGCCGAGCTTGCACTTCGAGCAGCCCAACCCCGACATTGATTTCGAGAACAGCCCATTTTATGTCAATACACAGCTTACCGATTGGCCCCAAACGCACACACCGCGCCGGGCTGGCGTCAGCTCGTTTGGCGTTGGCGGAACCAATGCCCACGTCGTACTTGAAGCGGCCCCCGCGCGGCAGCCATCCTCCGCGTCGCGATCGTGGCAACTCCTGCTGCTTTCCGCCAAGACCGGCAGCGCGCTGGAGGCCATGACGGCTGATCTGGCGAGGCACATCGCAGCGCAGCCCGATCTCAACCTGGCTGATGCCGCCTATACCTTGCAGGTCGGGCGGTCAGTCTTCGGCCAGCGCCGCATCGTGGTATGCAGCAGCCCGGCGGATGCCGTCCATGTCATGGAAACACACGACCGGTCGCGGATCTTCAGCGGCGTCTCCCAGATGCAGGATCGTCCAGTTGTGTTTATGTTTCCGGGCATGGGCGACCACTATGTCGACATGGCGCTTGAGCTGTATCAGTCCGAGCCGACCTTTCGGTCGTGGGTGGATCGCTGCGCGGCGCTGCTCACGCCCGTGCTTGGCCGCGACATCCGCGAGGTCGTGTATCCCCAGGGCACGGCTCCCCGCGCCAGCGCGGACGCGCCAGCCGCGAGCGGGCAGATCGACCTGCGTGCGCTGCTGCGGCGCAGCGGCTGGCAAACCGATCACGGCGCTCAACCGATCAACGAAACGGCGCTGGCGCATCCGATCCTGTTCACCATTGAATACGCCCTGGCGCAACTGTGGATCACGTGGGGTGTCCGGCCACAGGCCATGATCGGCTATAGCATCGGCGAGTACGTTGCGGCGTGCGTGGCGGGCGTCTTCTCGCTGGAAGATGCCCTGACGCTGGTGGCGCGTCGCGCGCAGTTGATCCAGGGCTTGCCGTCCGGTGCCATGCTGGCCGTGCTGTTGCCGGAGGCCGAGGTACTGCCGTGGTTGCGCGCTGATCTTGCGCTGGCAGCGGTCAACACGCCACAGGCATGTGTGGTTTCCGGCACGTCCGAGGCCGTGGCCGAGCTCGAACAAACCTTGCTTGGACAGGGGATCGCATGCCAGCGGGTGCAAACGACGCATGCGTTCCACTCATGGATGATGGCCCCGATTGAGGAGCCGTTGCAGACCTTGCTTGCCCAGATCCGCCTGCGTCCGCCGACCATTGCGCTGTTCTCAACTGTTACCGGCAACTGGATGGACGCGGGCGAGGCAACCGATCCGGCGTATTGGTCCCGCCACATGCGTCACCCGGTGCGCTTCGCCTCCGGCTTGCAGGCGCTGTTGCAGCAGCCCGATCAGGTGTTGCTTGAGATGGGGCCAGGCCAGACACTTGCCGCAATGGCGAAGCAGCACCCTGCACACACCGCTGAGCATGTCGTGCTGGCCTCGCTGCGACAGCCGCATCACCAGCAGCCCGATCTGGCGGTCCTGCTCGGCACGCTCGGCAAGCTCTGGATCGCCGGGGTCGCGATCGATTGGCAGGGATTTTATGCCGGTGAGCAGCGCCGCCGCGTGGCGCTGCCGACCTACCCGTTTGAGCGTCAGCGCTACTGGATCGACGCGCAGACGACGCCGCGAGAGGAAGCAGCGCCCACGCCCGCCGAGCGAACAGCCGACATCGCCGACTGGTTCTACACCACTTCGTGGAAGCGATCACGGCTGCCCGCGCCTGCCCGCCAGACCGATCTCGCGCAGGGTCCGGCAGCGCCCTGGCTGGTGTTCGTGGATGATACCGGCCTGGGCCGCAGCCTGGCGCAGCGCCTAGCGGAGCTGGGGCAGCCGGTGATCCAGGTACGACGCGGCGGGCAATTCGCGCGGATCGACACGGATGCATACACCATCGACCTGCGTCAGCGCGAGGACTACAGCGCCCTGCTGCGCGATCTCGCGGCCCGCAGCCAGATGCCCTATGCGGTTGTGCATTGCGCAAGTCTGATCCACGCTCCGCCCGCTGCCGCCGACGCCGCGACATTTAAGGAAACCCAGGACACTGGCTTTCGCAGCCTGATCTTTCTCGCACAGGCGCTTGAGGAGCAAGGCCTGGCCGCGCCGCTCCGCCTCTGGGTGATCTCGAACTATGTCCATCTCGTGGAAAGCACGGATGCCACGCATCCTGCCCGCGCAACGATCCTGAGTCCCTGCCTGGTGATCCCCCAGGAGTATCCGCTGATCACCTGCCGCTACGTTGAGATGTCGCCAGCGCAATCGGCGCTGGAGCAGGCGCGTCAAGCAGATCACCTGCTGGCCGAGATGCAGGCTACGACCGACGATCCGATCGTGGCGTATCGCGGCAACCGGCGCTGGGTGCCCACGTTCGAGCCGGTGCAACTGGCAGCGGATCGCGCGCCGACCTACCCGCTCCGCGAGCATGGCGTGTACATGATCACGGAAGGGCTGGTCGGGGTGGGCTGGGCGCTGGCGCAACTGCTGGTCCTGACCGTCGGCGCAAAGCTCCTGCTGATCGAGCGGGCCGACTTCCCCCAGCCGGAGCACTGGTCGTCCTGGCTGACCACCCACGACGCCGCCGATGAGGTCAGCCGCAAACTCGCGCGGCTGCAAACGCTGCAAGCGTCCGGCGCTCAAGTGCTGGTAGCAAGCGCCGACGGCACCGACCTCGACGCGATGCAGGCGGCGGTGGCGCTGGGCCTGGCGCGATTCGGCGACCTTCACGGCGTGATTCATACGACAGGCAGCATCGGCAGCAGCGCGTTCACGCCGATTCAGGAGCTTGGCGACACCGAAGCCGAGCACCAGATCATGCGCACCATGCAGCAGCTTTCCGCGCTGGTGGAAACCCTGGCGGCGCGAGAGCTTGACTTCTGCCTCCTGACGTCGTCGCTGTCGTCCGTGCTCGGTGGCCTGGGACAGGCAGCGCATGCCGCGGCAAGCCTGTTTATGGACGCGCTGGCCGAACATCAGACCCAAACCACCGGCACGCCCTGGCTCAGCGTGGATTGGGACATCTGGCAGCCGGAAGGCGACGCAGCAGCTATGCCAAACGCGCCGCTGGCCCAGTTCATGATCGAGCCGCACGCCGGCGTGGAAGCAGCGCGGCGGCTGCTGACCGAGCGACCGGGGAGCCGCGTGGTGGTTTCCACGGGCGATCTTGCCAGCCGGATCAAGCAGCCGCCACGCGCCGCCGATGCGCTCGGCGGCGCTGGCGCTGGCGGGCTGCGCGCACAACACCCGCGTCCGCAGCTTTCCAGCCCATATGTTGCGCCGCGCACGGACCTTGAGCGCACGATTATGGACACCTGGCAAGCGGTGTTCGGCCTTGAGCAGATTGGCATCGACGACAACTTCTTTGAGCTTGGTGGGAACTCGCTGATTGCGATCCACACCATGACTCGGCTGAAGAAAATCTTGCAGGTCGAGGTGCCGACGGCCATGCTCTACCAGCGCCCGACGATTCGCTTCCTTGCCGAGCTGTTGGCGCAGGATGAAGACGAGGCGGCCCGGCAGATGGCCGAGCGTCTCGCCAAGCGGAAAGCGGATCTGGGCCGACGTCATCAGGTGGTGCAGCGACGGCGGTAG